In Pseudonocardia sp. DSM 110487, the sequence GAGTACGACTTCGCCCAGCGCGACCTGCGCTGGACCGTCGCCTGCCTCGCGCCGCTCACCCAGGACCGGGAGTTCGCCGAGCACAACAAGTCGCTCATGCAGGGCTGGCTGTCGCACTGGGTGCCGCAGGCCCTCGAAGCTGCCCGGCAGCTGCAGCCGCTGTGGTCGCAGCCCGACGCCAAGCCGCCGCGGTTCGAGGACAGCCTCGACCGGGCCAAGAACCGGTTCGCCGGGATCTGCCGCGATCTCGGTCTCGACACCCCCGAGGAGCTGAAGCAGTGACCACAACCGCCGCGAGCCGCTTCGAGTCCAACAGCACCGCCTCGAACATGTGCGGCTTCACGCTCATGAACAGCCAGGTCGGCGTGCTCATCGCCCACGTGCTCGAGCGGCTGGACAACGTCAAGGTCACGCACCTGCCCTCGATGATCCGCGTCGACGGCCATGGCCGGTTCGACGTCGTCTACGCCGACGTCGACGAGGAGGCAGGCGAGGAGGAGGGCTGGTTCAACGCGGCCGAGTTCGAGGAGGCGATGTCCACCCACTACGGCCGGATGGTCCACCTCGACGACCGCACGATCATGTTCGCCAATCCCGAAGACGCAGCTGAATATCTGGACTTCGATCTGAAGCCAGTCTCCTAGAGGTCGTGAGCGGATACGCGCGTCATAGCGCGCGTATCCACTCACAACCCTCGTTGATCCGCACCCGCGCGGCAGACCGACGTTTCCGCACATCCAGGAGGACCAGAACATGGCGAAGGAACTGCGATTCGGAGAGGAGGGCCGGCGGTTGCTCCAGGCCGGCGTCGACCAGTTGGCCGAGGCCGTCAAGAGCACGCTCGGGCCCAAGGGCCGCAACGTCATCCTGGAGAAGATCACGGGGTCGCCCGAGGTCACGAACGACGGCGTGACGATCGCGCGGGAGATCCACCTGCGCGACCCGTTCGAGAACATGGGCGCGCAGCTGGTGAAGGAAGCGGCGGTCAAGACGAACGACACCGTCGGCGACGGCACCACCACGGCGATCGTGCTCGCCCAGGCGATCGTCCGGCAGGGCATGACGGCGATCGCGGCGGGCGGCAACCCGGTGCTCGTCAAGCGCGGCATCGACATCGGAGTGCGGCGCATCGTCGAGCACCTGCAGCGGGTGACCCACCCGGTCTCCACCGAGCAGGACTACGCCCGGGTGGCGTCGATCTCCGCGAACGACGACGAGGAGATCGGCCGGATCGTCGGGCGGGCATTGCACACCGTCGGCGAGGACGGCGTCGTCACCGTGGAGGACGTCCCGCAGCACGGCGTGAGCGTCGGGTTCGTCGAGGACTTCGCGTTCGACAACGGCTACGTGACGCCGTACATGGTCACCGACCCCGGCCGGCTCGAGGCGATCGTCGACGACCCGTACCTGCTGTTCACGGCGGAGAAGGTCAAGGACGTCCAGTCCCTCATGCCGGTGCTCGACAAGATCATGCGTGGTGAGCGGCGCCCGCTCGTGCTCGTCGCCGAGACCGTCGAGGGCACGGCGCTGCAGATGCTCGTGCACAACCACGTGAACCGCACGTTCCAGGCGGTGGCGATCAGGGCGCCCGGCTTCGGCGAGAAGCGCATCCACCTGCTCGAGGACATGGCGGCGCTCTGCGGCGGCAAGGTGCACAGCAGGAGTTCCGCGTTCGCCCTCGAACAGATGACCACCGAGCACCTCGGGCGGGCCTCGCAGGTGCGAGTCACCAGCGACAGCACCACGATCATCGGCGGCGGCGGGGACCGGGCGGCCCTCGAACTACGGCTCACGCAGTTGCGGGCCGAGCTGGCCCGCGCGACGTTCGGCAGCGACGAGGACTTCCTGTCCGAGCGCATCGCGCGGCTGTCGGGCAAGGCCGCGGTGATCGGCGTGGGCGCGCCCACCAACGCCGAGGCCAAGGAGATCCGCCACCGCGTCGACGACTCCCTGCAGGCCACGCGCGCGGCCATCGCCGAGGGCATCGTCGCGGGCGGCGGCGTCGCGCTGCTGCATGCCGAGCCCGCGCTCGACGACCTGGACGTCGGCGGTGACTACCGGATCGGCGTCGAGATCGTGCGCGCAGCCCTGACCGAGCCGGTGCACCTCATCGCCTCCAACGCCGGCTACGACGGCGACGACGTCGTCAAGCAAGTCACCGCACTGGGTGTTGACGAAGGGTTCGACGCGTTGGAAGGTCGCTTCGGCGACCTGGTCGAGTTGGGTGTGATCGACCCGCTGCGGGTGGTGCGTTCCGCGCTGCAGAACGGCGCGTCCGTGGCCGGCCTGATCCTCACCACCAACTCGCTGGTGGCCGAGGAGGTGACCCCGTGGAACAAGTCGCTGATGACCGAGTTCGGGCCGCTCGACGAGGGGATCCCGCAGCCATCGCCGGACTCGAGCACCCCGCAGTCCCTTGGCCTCGGCCCGTCGATCGGTTGAGGAAGGGGACGAGATGAAAGCCGTACGTGTGCACGACTACCACACCGACCCGAAGATCGACGACATCGAGGAGCCGCGACTGCAGGGCCCGCTCGACGTGATCGTGAAGATCGGCGGGGCCGGCGTGTGCCGAACCGACCTGCACATCCTGGAAGGCCAGTGGGCCGCCGCGATGGCACCGCAGCTGCCGTACGTGATCGGGCACGAGAACGCAGGCTGGGTGCACGCCGTCGGCGACGGGGTGACCAACGTGGCGGTGGGGGACACGGTGATCCTGCACCCGCAGCCGAGCTGTGGGTTGTGCCTGGCCTGTCGGCGGGGCAACGACATGCACTGTTCGAACGCGTTCTTCCCCGGCCTGTCGGACAACGACGGGGGGATGGCCGAGTACCTGCGCACCACCGCCAGGGCCTGCGTGAAGCTGGACCCTGCGACCAACCCGGCCGACGTGGCGGCCCTGGCCGATGCCGGGATCACCGCCTATCACGCGGTGCGCAAGGCGGTGCCGGTGCTGTGGCCGGGCACCACCGCGGTGGTGCAGGGCGCGGGCGGCTTGGGGCACATCGGGATCCAGTGCCTGGCCGCGTTGACCGCCACCCGGATCGTGGTGGTCGACAAGAACCCGGCCGCACTCGAACTCGCCAAGGAGATCGGGGCGGACGAGACGGTGGTGGCCGACGGCTCCCACGTGGACGCGGTGAAGGACCTGACCGGCGGTGAGGGCGCGACGGTCGTGTTCGACTTCGTGGCCGAGCAGGGCGCGGAGAACCAGGCGTGGGCGATGGTCGCGCCGGACGGATTCCAGTACGTGATCGGTTACGGCGGACAGTTCTCGGCGCCGACGCTGGATTTCGTAGCCGGGGAGAAGAACGTGATCGGCAACATCGTCGGCACCTACACCGACCTGGCCGAGCTGATGGTGCTGGCGCAGGCCGGGAAGGTCACCCTGCACACGAAGCAGTACCCGCTGGATGCGGCGCTGGACGCGCTGCACGACCTCGACGCCGGCCGGGTCCGCGGCCGAGCCATTCTCGTTCCCTGACGCGAAAGGTCCCACCACGATGTACGAGAAGGACGGCGAGAAGTACTTCATCGTCGATTCACACAGCCATTTCTGGGACGCCAGCCGGGAGAACTGGAAGCCGGGCGCCGAGCAGTACGCGAAGGGCTGGATCGACTGCTTCTACGGCTACCACCAGCTCGGCCCGCCCGAGACCCACTGGGACTACGAGCACTACCTCAAGGTCACGCCCGATGACTTCGAGCGCGACATGTTCATCGAGGGCCACGTCGACCACGCGATCTTCCAGTCGACCTACCTCAAGGAGTGGTACACCGACGGCTTCAACACCATCGAGCGGAACGCGCAGCTGCTGGATCGCTTCGGCGACCGCCTGATCGTCAACGGCCGCTTCGACCCACGCGACGGCGACGCCGGGCTGAAGGAGCTGGAGGCGGACGCCGAGAAGTACGGGCTGAAGGGCGTCAAGCTCTACACCGCCGAATGGAACCACGGGTCACGCGGCTACAAGCTGTCCGACCCGGAGGCCTACCGGTTCCTCGCCCGCGCGCAGGAGCTGGGCATCAAGAACATCCACGTCCACAAGGGCCCGACGATCTGGCCGCTGGACAAGGACGCGTTCGACGTGGCCGACGTCGACCACGCGGCCACCGACTTCCCGGAGCTGAACTTCATCGTCGAGCACGTCGGGCTGCCGCGCATCGAGGACTTCTGCTTCATGGCGGTGCAGGAGCCCAACGTCTACGCGGGGCTGTCGGTCGTGATCGGTGGCCTGATGCACGCCCGGCCGAAGTTCTTCGCCAAGGTCATGGGCGAGCTGCTCTTCTGGGTCGGCGAGGACCGGATGACCTTCGGCGGCGACTACAACATCTGGGTGCCCAAGTGGCAGGTCGAGGGCTTCGTCGACTGGCAGATGCCCGACGACGACGCGTTCACCGACTACCCGCGGCTCACGACGGCCTCCAAGAAGAAGATTCTCGGGCTGAACGCCGCGAAGCTCTACGACATCCCGGTCCCACCCGAGTGCGAGCTGCAGACAACGGCCGGGGCACAGGACCGGCCGGGCGAGCAGCTGCTCACCGAGGCCGCGGCGGCCGGCACGCCGTGACCGCACTCGCCGCCGCGGTGTGGGCGGCGCTGGGCACGGTGCACGACCCCGAACTCGACGAGCCCATCACCGAGCTCGAGTTCGTGTCGTCGTGCACCGTGTCCGACGACGGGGTCGCGGCCGTCCGCCTGCGCCTGCCCACGTTCTTCTGCGCGCCCAACTTCGCGTGGCTCATGGTCGCCGACGCCCACGACGCCGTGACCGCCGTCCCTGGGGTCACCCGCGCCGACATCGTGCTGGACGATCACTTCACCGCAACCACCATCAACGAGGGCGTCGCCGCGAGGGCCGGGTTCGTCGCGGCGTTCCCGGGGGAGGCGCAGTCCGAGCTGGAGGAGTTGCGCGCGGTGTTCCTGCGCAAGGCCGCACTGGCCGGGCAGGACCGGATCGCCCGGCCCCTCGTCGACGCGGGCGCCGCGCCGGAGGACCTGGCCGCCACCCGGCTCGGCGACCTGCGGCCGTCACCGGACCTCGACCGGCTCCGGCAGCGGCGCGCCGCGGTCGGCCTGCCCCACGGCCCGGACGCTCCGCTGCTGCTGCATCCGGACGGCGCACCGGTGACCGCCGACCAGGTGCCATTGCACCTGCGCCGGGCCCGGCTCACCCGCGTCGGCATCGAGGCCAACGGCCACACCTGCCGCGACCTGCTGGCCGCTCGCTACCCCGAGGAGGTGGCCTCGTCGTGACCACCGCGAGCCGTGAGACCTACAACCCCTGGACGGTGGTGAACGTGGTGTTCGACCACCTCGCGGCGGCGGGCCTGCACCCGGTGCTCGGCGAGACGGGCGATCCCGCTGAGCCGGCGGCAGCGCTGCTGCGGGCACTGGGCGTCGAGCCGGGACGCGACGACGAGGGTCCCGCCGCGCCGGCGATGCAGGCCCACCTCGCCGAGCTCCGGGCCCGGATGTTCCCAGAGGTGCGACCGTGAGCGCGCCTCCCGCGTCCGTGCGCGAGCTCGACATGCCGAGCGCCACCGAGCTCGCCGGACTGGCCGCCGTGTTCGAGGACCTGCAGTACGCGCTGCGCTGCTGCGAGCACCTCGTGTCCCAGCTGGGCCGCCGCGACCCCGATTCCGTGCTGGTCGAGGCGCTGTGGACCGGTGCCCTGCTCGCCTACGTCCGCTGCTTCTCGCCACGCGGCGCCGTGCTCACCGCCGCCGACCTCGACGAGCTCGAGAACGGGGGCGAGTTCCGGCGGCTGCACGAGGTGCTGCTGCAGCTGCGCGACCACCTCGCGTCCCGGCACGTGAACCCGCGGGAAGCGTTCACCATCGGGGCGGCGCAGTCGAACGACGGCACCCCCACCGGGATCGCCGTCGTGTCCAGCCCACGCCCGCTGGTCGAGGAGCCGACGGTGCGCATGCTGGGGCGGCTCGCCTACCTCCTCGCGGGCCGGGTGGACGCGGGGATGCAGGAGCGGCAGCGCGAGGTACTGGGCGAAGCCGCGGCGCTGCCGCCTGCGAAGCTGGCCGCGTTGCCGCTGGTACACCTCACGGGCCACTGATGCGACTTGCGGCCCTTCGCTTCACACACCCAGCGCCCGCTTCACACAAGGCCCGCCCTGTGTGAAGAAGGGGCTGGGTGTGTGAAGTCCCCTCTAGCCTTGCAGGCATGGTGGGTGAGGGCGAACGGGTCGCTGCGCTGCTCGGGCTCGAGCCACTGCCCGACGAGGGCGGCCTGTTCCGGCGCACGCACATCGACGCGCACTCGTCGGCGATCTACTTCCTGCTGATCGCGCCCGACTTCTCGGCGATGCACCGGCTCACGGCCACCGAGACCTACCACTGGTACGCGGGCGCGCCGCTGCGGCTGTTGCTCCTCGGCGGTGACGGGCAGGTGTCCGAGCCGGTGCTCGGCCCGGACGTCGCTGCCGGTCAGCGGCCCCAGATCGTGGTGCCCGCCGGAACCTGGCAGGGATCCAGTTCCACGGGCGAGTGGACGCTCGTCGGCACGACCACGGCCCCACCTTTCGACTGGGAGGGGTTCGAGCTGGGCGAGCGGGCCGTGCTCACCACCGGCTACCCCGCCGCCGCGGAGCGGATCGCTGCTCTCACCCGCTAGCGGGCCACTGTTCGGGGATTGGCCGTGGCGGCCAGGCGCGCGGCCGGTGATCCTCCATGCATGACAAGCCGCCCGTTCGCCCAGGTCGACGTCTTCTCCGCGGTCCCGTACCGGGGCAACCCGGTCGCGGTCGTGCTCGACGGCGACGGCCTCACGACCGAGCAGATGCAGCGCGTGGCGAACTGGACGAACCTGTCGGAGACGACCTTCGTCGTCCCTCCGACCAGCCCGGCCGCCGACTACCGCGTCCGCATCTTCACTCCCTCGGAGGAGCTTCCGTTCGCGGGCCACCCGACGATCGGCACCTGCCACGCGTGGCTCGCTTCCACGTCCCACGGGAGCGACACGATCGTCCAGGAGTGCGAGGCCGGGCTGATCACGCTCCGGCGCACCGGCGACCGGCTCGCGTTCGCCGCCCCGCCCCTGCTGCGGGACGAGCCGGTCGACGACGAGCTGCAGGCGCGCATCGCGCGCATCCTGGGCATCGACCGGTCCGCTGTCCGGGACACCCGCTGGGTCGACAACGGCCCGGGCTGGGTCGCCGCCCTCCTCGACGACGCGAAGACCGTGCTCGCGGTCACCCCGGACGCCGAGGAGCTCAAGCTCGGGATCGTCGGCCCGTATCCGGCGGGGTCCCCGGAGGCCGTCGAGGTCAGGGCGTTCTTCCCGGCCGATCGCAGCAGTGTGGAGGACCCGGTGACCGGCAGCCTCAACGCGGGTCTCGCGCTGTGGCTGCTGCGGACCGGCCGCCTCCAGACTCCCTATGTCGCTTCCCAGGGCACGGCGCTGGGCCGGGCGGGCCGGGTGCACATCGACCAGGACGCCGACGGCACGGTCTGGGTCGGCGGCGACGCGGTGACGTGTGTGCGGGGCGAGATCGAGATCTGACCTCACCCCTCGCCCGCGGGCGCGAGGTGCGCTAAGAACGATCGTATGGTCCTCGCCTACGTCGTCGGGACGTTCGACACCAAGGGTGCCGAACTGGGTTACGCCGCCGAGCGCGTGCGTGCGGCGGGGGCTGAGGTCGTCACCGTCGACGTGTCCACCCAGGTGCGGGGCGCGCCTGCGGACGTATCCGCCGACGAGGTGGCTGGCCACCATCCCGACGGCGCGGCCGCGGTGTTCACCGGCGACCGCGGCACCGCCGTCGCCGCGATGGCGTTGGCCTTGGAGCGATTCCTGCTGAGCCGGTCCGACGTCGGCGGGGTGCTCGGGCTGGGCGGTTCCGGCGGCACCGCGCTGATCACGCCGGCGATGCGGGCGGTGCCGGTCGGCGTCGGAAAGATCATGGTGTCGACGGTGGCCTCCGGGAACGTCGCGCCCTACGTCGACGCGTCCGACATCGCGATGTGGTACTCGGTCACCGACGTCGCCGGCCTCAACCGCATCTCCCGCCGCGTGATCGGCAACGCCGCCCACGCGCTCGCGGGCATCGTCGCCCACGAGGTCCCCGCCGCCGCCGACCGGCCAGCGGTAGGGCTCACGATGTTCGGCGTCACCACCCCGTGCGTCACCGCCGTCACCAACCGGCTCGGCGGCACCGTCGACCCGCTGGTCTTCCACGCCACCGGCACCGGCGGCCGGGCGATGGAGAAGCTCGTCGACGACGGCCTCGTCGGCTCGGTCATGGACATCACCACCACGGAGGTCTGCGACCTGCTCGTCGGCGGGGTCTTCCCGGCCACCGACGACCGCCTCGGCGCGATCGCGCGCACCGGCGTGCCGTACGTCGGCACCTGCGGCGCTCTCGACATGGTGAACTTCGGCGCGAGCTCCACGGTGCCGCCGCGGTTCGCCGACCGCACGTTCTACGAGCACAATCCCCAGGTCACGCTGATGCGCACCACTCCGGAGGAGAACGTTGCGATCGCGCGGTTCCTCGCGGTCGGGCTGAACGCGTGCGAGGGGCCGGTGCGGTTCCTGCTGCCCACCGGCGGGGTGTCCGCGCTGGACGCGCCAGGCCAGGCGTTCTGGGACCCGGAGGCGGACGAGGCGCTCTTCGCCACGCTCGAAGCCGAGGTGCGACAGACCGACACGCGGCGGGTTGAGCGCGTGGCCCACCACATCAACGACCCCGAGTTCGCCGACGCGCTGGTGGACGCGTGGCGTGAGGTGCAGAAATGAAATTTGCTCGTGCCGAGCTCGTCGAGAAGTTCCAGGACATGGCCCGGCGCGGCGAGCCGATCGTCGGCGGTGGCGCGGGCACCGGCCTGTCGGCCAAGTGCGAGGAGGCCGGCGGCATCGACCTCATCGTCATCTACAACTCCGGCCGCTACCGGATGGCCGGCCGCGGCTCTCTCGCCGGCCTGCTCGCCTACGGCAACGCCAACGAGATCGTGGTGGAGATGGCCGCCGAGGTGCTGCCGGTCGTCCGCCACACCCCGGTGCTGGCCGGCGTCAACGGCACCGACCCGTTCATGATCACCGACCGGTTCCTGCGCGAGCTCGCCGACCTCGGCTTCGCCGGCATCCAGAACTTCCCGACCGTCGGCCTGATCGACGGGGTCTTCCGGGCCAACCTTGAGGAGACCGGCATGGGCTACGGACTGGAGGTCGACCTGGTCGCGGCCGCCCGCGAGGCCGACCTGCTCACCACGCCGTACGTCTTCTCAGCGGACGACGCCCGCGCCATGACCCGGGCCGGTGCCGACATCATCGTCTGCCACATGGGCCTGACGACCGGTGGTTCGATCGGCGCGGAGACCGCGAAGTCGCTCGACGACTGCGTGGCACTGGTCGACGAGTGGGCCGCCGCGGCCCGTGAGGTCCGCGACGACGTGCTGGTGCTCTGCCACGGCGGCCCGATCGCGATGCCCGACGACGCGGCCCACGTGCTGGAGCGCACGAAGAACTGCCACGGCTTCTACGGCGCCTCGTCGATGGAACGGCTGCCCACCGAGAAGGCCCTCACCGAACAGACCCGCGCCTTCAAGACCCGTCTCACCCGATAGGAGACCCATGCCCCGCGCCTACGCCAGTGGTGTCGTGCCCGCGTCTGCCGACGCCGTCTGGTCCCACATCCGTGACTTCAACAGCCTCCCCGCCTGGCACCCGGCGATCACGGCCAGCGAGCTGACCTCGGGTGCGGGGGCTGAGGTCGGTGCGCTGCGGAGGCTCACCCTCGGCGACGGCGGCATCGTCGTCGAACGGCTGCTGGTCCTGGACGACCCCGACCGAAGCGTCACCTACGAGTTCGTGGAGAACCCGTTCGGCGCCCGCCGCTACACCGCCACGCTGCGGGTGGCTCCGGTGACGGCCACCGGGGAGGCGTTCGTCGAGTGGTGGGCGGAGTTCGACGCGGAGGCGGCCGACGAGAAGGGGCTGACCGACTTCTTCGCCGATGCGGTCTACGGCGGCGGCATCGCGGCGCTGGGTGAGCTGTTCGCCGCGAAGGGCTGAGGTCGGCCGGACGGACCCCACATCCGAGCGGCGAGCGGCCACAGCGCGACCATCGCCGCGGCCGCCTGGACGTACCCCTGGACGACGAACAGCGGCACGAAGCGGCTGACCGCGAGTACGACGAGAGCGACGACGACCAGGCGGGTCACCCCCGGGCTCAGGATGCCGTGGCCGGTGATCCCCTTGGCGACGCCCAGCACCCCCACCGCGAACACGAGGGCCCCGATCGTCAGCACGGCGAGGAACCACGGCTGAAGGGCGCGCTGCGCCGCCTCAGGGTCACCGCCTGCGGCCACCGCGGCCAGCGGAGCGAACTCCATCCCGGGCAGCATCGTGTAGAGCATGCTGCCGATCACGATGAACGGCAGTCCGAGAGCGCTCCACCGGTCGTCGCAGCGCTCGCGGAGGAAACCGCGGACAGCGATGAAGGCGAGCACGACCGCACCGGAGGCGACTCCCGCCGCGAGATGTGCCAGGCCCCACCGCGTCGGGTCCTCGGCAACGGCCTCGGCGATGGCCGGGGCATTGGGCAGCCGACCGTGGAGGTGCGGGTGCCACACGAACGCGGCCAGCAACACCAGCGGCGCCAGCGCCGTGGCGACCGCTCGGGCGCGGGATGTCGTCGGTTCTGTCATGTTGATCAGTGCTCCTCCCACGCCCGCGTGTGCCGGGTAAGGGTCACCGTCCCGCGGCAGCGTCCGCATCGGCTGAATTGCCCATACCGACTGCTCTGCCCGGGTGGGTAGTTCCCTGCAGGAAGGGCCTACACGAGGTCGTGCTCGTAGGCGAAGGCGGTGGCCGCCGCCCGCGAGGAGACGCCGAGCTTGGCGAACATGTTGCTCACGTGCCGGGCGACCGTCCTGTCGCTGATCACGAGGTCGTCGGCGATGTCCCGGTTCGTCGCGCCCGTCGCGACCAGGCGAAGCACCTCGATCTCCCGGGGGGTCAAGCCGCATGCGCCGGAGGGCGCGGCACGACCCGTGAGCGCTCGCACCTGATCGAGCGCGGGCGCGGCGCCCAGCTGCTCGAAGATCCGGCGCGCGGCGTCCAGCTCCAGCTCGGCGGTGTCGTGGTCGCCCAGCTGGCGGCACGCCCGCGCCACCTGCAGCCGGACCCGTGCCGTCTCGTAGACCGCGTCGAGCTCGTGCCATGCGACCCACGCCCGGCGCAGGGCGCGGTTGGCGCGGCCCGCGTCACCGTCGGCGAGCAGCACGCATCCACGGGCGTATCCGACCACCGCGCGCAGGTACGGCGTGTCGAACGCCGCGACGACGTCGTCCAGCTCGGCCACCGCCATCCGGGCGTCCTCGTTGGCCCCGGCTGCGAGCGTGATCTCGACATACGCGGACAGCACCCTGGAACGCTCCACCACGCCCTCGGCCTCCAGCACGGTCCGCTGGATGGCGGCGACCGCGTCCTCGAGCCTGCCCTGCGCAAGCCGGAGCAGCGCCAGCCCCGGTTGCACGGGGTGTCCGCGGGTGCTGGCTTCGCGGTAGCACTCCTCGGCCCGGACGAACTCGCCGCGCAACCGCAGCAGCTCGGCCTGCTGGTACAGCGCCATGCCCAGCACCGGGTCGGGCGGGTCGGACAGGTGGGCGCACGCCTGCCGGACCTCCTCGAGGGCGTCGGCCCACTCGCCGCGCAGCGTCATGATCTCCGAGCGGTGCACGAGGCACTGGCCTCTGAAGGGCTTGAGGCCCTGCTGGGTGGCGCACCAGCGGCTCAGCGCCGCGGTCCACTCCTGCACGCGACGTACGTCGAACATCTGCCTGCAGGTGAGGATCATGGCGCAGTAGACGATCCCGGCGGCGACCGCCGACACCTCGCCGGTCGTCACCGCCACCATCGCCTCGTCCAGCATCGCCATGCCTTGCGCCGCTCGACCCTGCGCGACCAGCGACTGGCCCTGTCCCAGCCGGCCGAGCGCCTCGAGATCGGCGTCGCCGAACCGGTCGGCTGTCTCGGTGATCTCGACGAATGTGCGGTACGCGGACTCGGCGTCGCCGCCGCCCAGCGCCTGCAGCGCGGCGGGGAGGCGCAGGTATCCCTGTTCCACGCAGTCGAGCTCGCCGTCTTCCAGGATGTGCCGCGCCCGCGCCAGCCAGCCGCCACCCCGGGCGTGCTCACCGCGCAGGAGGAGCGTCAGCCCGAGCCAGAACGCACACCGGACGGCAGGTGCCTTCTCGCCTCGGTCCAGGAACGCGTGATGCGCTCGCTCCCATGTCGCGTCGGCCGTTTCGCGGTGACCGATGAGGTGGGCTGCCGTCGCCAGCCTGTCGAGGTCCTCCGCATCGAGTGCTTCGCGCCGGTCGGCGTCCGACAGGTGCTGGTACGCGTCTCGCCAGGCCCGCCGGAGGTGGGCTTCGCGGCCCCGCATCACGGCGTCATCGGCCGACGGCGCCTGCGCCATCTGCCGCAATCTACCGGTTGATCCCGTTCGGCACGAGCGCTGCGGTGCCGCCGAGGTCTGTGATCGAATAGCCGCGTGGACGCTGCTGCGGCGCGGATCGGGAAGCTGCTGCCCGGCCTGGCCGGCCGCGGCGTGCTGCTGGCCGCTCCGGCGGACGCCGAACACGTGCGGCGGATGCTGGTCGACGGCGGCTACGCGGTGGCGGAAGCGCAGGGGGACGCAACCGGGATGCGGGAGGCGCAGGCGGCGATCGCGCGGGCGTTGCGGCTGCCGCCGACGGCGGGGCGCAACCTCGACGCCCTGGTCGACTCGTTGCGGGACCTGGCCACCTGGTGGCCGGATGACGAGCGGGTCGCACTGCTCTGGCCGGGAGCGGAGCGGCTGGTGGAGGCGGATCTGCCCGGCTTCCTCACCTTGACCGAGATCCTCCGCGCCGCCACCGACGACCTGTGGCGCGGGGGAACGCCCGGCGACCGGCTGTTCGAGACGGTCGCCTTCGTGCGTCGCCACGGTGTGCGGGAGCTGGGGGAGGCGTCCGCATGATCAGGCGAGTGCTCGGCCTGCTGCTCGCCGCGTTCGCGCTGGCCGGCTGCCAGGCGGCGCCGAGCCCGGCGCCGCCCGCCAGCAGCCCGGCCGCCGCCGTGACGGACGCAGTCCCGGACTGCACCGAGGAACTGCCGCCCGAGGCGCACGAGGTGATCGCGGACATCGAGGCGGGCGGGCCGTACGAGTACCCGCGCAACGACGGCGTGACGTTCGGCAACCGCG encodes:
- the mimD gene encoding propane 2-monooxygenase effector subunit MimD, with translation MTTTAASRFESNSTASNMCGFTLMNSQVGVLIAHVLERLDNVKVTHLPSMIRVDGHGRFDVVYADVDEEAGEEEGWFNAAEFEEAMSTHYGRMVHLDDRTIMFANPEDAAEYLDFDLKPVS
- the groL gene encoding chaperonin GroEL (60 kDa chaperone family; promotes refolding of misfolded polypeptides especially under stressful conditions; forms two stacked rings of heptamers to form a barrel-shaped 14mer; ends can be capped by GroES; misfolded proteins enter the barrel where they are refolded when GroES binds), coding for MAKELRFGEEGRRLLQAGVDQLAEAVKSTLGPKGRNVILEKITGSPEVTNDGVTIAREIHLRDPFENMGAQLVKEAAVKTNDTVGDGTTTAIVLAQAIVRQGMTAIAAGGNPVLVKRGIDIGVRRIVEHLQRVTHPVSTEQDYARVASISANDDEEIGRIVGRALHTVGEDGVVTVEDVPQHGVSVGFVEDFAFDNGYVTPYMVTDPGRLEAIVDDPYLLFTAEKVKDVQSLMPVLDKIMRGERRPLVLVAETVEGTALQMLVHNHVNRTFQAVAIRAPGFGEKRIHLLEDMAALCGGKVHSRSSAFALEQMTTEHLGRASQVRVTSDSTTIIGGGGDRAALELRLTQLRAELARATFGSDEDFLSERIARLSGKAAVIGVGAPTNAEAKEIRHRVDDSLQATRAAIAEGIVAGGGVALLHAEPALDDLDVGGDYRIGVEIVRAALTEPVHLIASNAGYDGDDVVKQVTALGVDEGFDALEGRFGDLVELGVIDPLRVVRSALQNGASVAGLILTTNSLVAEEVTPWNKSLMTEFGPLDEGIPQPSPDSSTPQSLGLGPSIG
- a CDS encoding NAD(P)-dependent alcohol dehydrogenase, with product MKAVRVHDYHTDPKIDDIEEPRLQGPLDVIVKIGGAGVCRTDLHILEGQWAAAMAPQLPYVIGHENAGWVHAVGDGVTNVAVGDTVILHPQPSCGLCLACRRGNDMHCSNAFFPGLSDNDGGMAEYLRTTARACVKLDPATNPADVAALADAGITAYHAVRKAVPVLWPGTTAVVQGAGGLGHIGIQCLAALTATRIVVVDKNPAALELAKEIGADETVVADGSHVDAVKDLTGGEGATVVFDFVAEQGAENQAWAMVAPDGFQYVIGYGGQFSAPTLDFVAGEKNVIGNIVGTYTDLAELMVLAQAGKVTLHTKQYPLDAALDALHDLDAGRVRGRAILVP
- a CDS encoding amidohydrolase family protein is translated as MYEKDGEKYFIVDSHSHFWDASRENWKPGAEQYAKGWIDCFYGYHQLGPPETHWDYEHYLKVTPDDFERDMFIEGHVDHAIFQSTYLKEWYTDGFNTIERNAQLLDRFGDRLIVNGRFDPRDGDAGLKELEADAEKYGLKGVKLYTAEWNHGSRGYKLSDPEAYRFLARAQELGIKNIHVHKGPTIWPLDKDAFDVADVDHAATDFPELNFIVEHVGLPRIEDFCFMAVQEPNVYAGLSVVIGGLMHARPKFFAKVMGELLFWVGEDRMTFGGDYNIWVPKWQVEGFVDWQMPDDDAFTDYPRLTTASKKKILGLNAAKLYDIPVPPECELQTTAGAQDRPGEQLLTEAAAAGTP
- a CDS encoding iron-sulfur cluster assembly protein, producing the protein MTALAAAVWAALGTVHDPELDEPITELEFVSSCTVSDDGVAAVRLRLPTFFCAPNFAWLMVADAHDAVTAVPGVTRADIVLDDHFTATTINEGVAARAGFVAAFPGEAQSELEELRAVFLRKAALAGQDRIARPLVDAGAAPEDLAATRLGDLRPSPDLDRLRQRRAAVGLPHGPDAPLLLHPDGAPVTADQVPLHLRRARLTRVGIEANGHTCRDLLAARYPEEVASS
- a CDS encoding cupin domain-containing protein, giving the protein MVGEGERVAALLGLEPLPDEGGLFRRTHIDAHSSAIYFLLIAPDFSAMHRLTATETYHWYAGAPLRLLLLGGDGQVSEPVLGPDVAAGQRPQIVVPAGTWQGSSSTGEWTLVGTTTAPPFDWEGFELGERAVLTTGYPAAAERIAALTR
- a CDS encoding PhzF family phenazine biosynthesis protein yields the protein MTSRPFAQVDVFSAVPYRGNPVAVVLDGDGLTTEQMQRVANWTNLSETTFVVPPTSPAADYRVRIFTPSEELPFAGHPTIGTCHAWLASTSHGSDTIVQECEAGLITLRRTGDRLAFAAPPLLRDEPVDDELQARIARILGIDRSAVRDTRWVDNGPGWVAALLDDAKTVLAVTPDAEELKLGIVGPYPAGSPEAVEVRAFFPADRSSVEDPVTGSLNAGLALWLLRTGRLQTPYVASQGTALGRAGRVHIDQDADGTVWVGGDAVTCVRGEIEI